A genomic segment from Bradyrhizobium sp. ISRA430 encodes:
- a CDS encoding DUF3237 domain-containing protein, translating into MTLTLETRYVFTITARIGDVITAGETGIGVRRIIPIIGGEVQGTVTGKVLPYGADFQTIRPNELIDLEARYAFETDDGATVYVENKGMRFGPIELLQKLKRGEPVDPKLIYFRTVPKFETGHEKYRWLMQHIFVASAARHADRVVIDVHQVM; encoded by the coding sequence ATGACCCTCACCCTCGAAACAAGATACGTCTTCACCATCACCGCGCGCATCGGTGACGTCATCACCGCCGGCGAGACCGGGATCGGCGTTCGCCGCATCATTCCGATCATCGGCGGCGAGGTGCAAGGCACGGTCACCGGCAAGGTGCTGCCTTACGGCGCCGATTTCCAGACCATCCGCCCCAACGAACTGATCGATCTCGAAGCCAGATACGCCTTCGAGACCGACGACGGCGCCACTGTCTACGTTGAGAACAAGGGCATGCGCTTCGGCCCGATCGAGCTCCTGCAGAAGCTCAAACGGGGCGAGCCCGTCGATCCGAAACTGATCTATTTCCGCACCGTGCCGAAGTTCGAGACGGGGCACGAGAAGTACCGTTGGCTGATGCAGCACATCTTCGTCGCCTCCGCCGCACGCCATGCGGACCGGGTGGTGATCGACGTGCATCAGGTGATGTGA